Proteins found in one Ischnura elegans chromosome 11, ioIscEleg1.1, whole genome shotgun sequence genomic segment:
- the LOC124167809 gene encoding uncharacterized protein LOC124167809 isoform X1 translates to MLRGMDSRQGNFLIVDVGDYAELVPDLWVSRSGQWTHFPKTTNCKAIRRAVYLREPPKRSWKLLPINEILDSSSGYLEGRRKQNKAQMWFEARQIEEAATEDQPNASGLEEDVNGEAMSDVEELSELLDNAPHCDENERPFAINDRGKPICHISNDVEDQLFQNFTDIKQMLDSISLRLDTITQKMDCVLENQGQKQRSENTFTENSILENGDFQLSVNLPVKSNHELIALNTELGNEVTHWNLVLRLKKIGGRSTKDIAVRVLRYLVSDSVAEKYSWLGKKGKKIFFSLKNIYCVIEATVRHHNPSATEVELISIIQNWLSKAKSRNINRIRNKVKEAEKAGSQLRIKEECS, encoded by the exons ATGCTGAG AGGAATGGATTCCCGCCAGGGTAACTTCTTGATCGTTGATGTGGGTGATTATGCAGAACTTGTGCCAGACTTGTGGGTCAGCAGAAGTGGACAATGGACACATTTCCCTAAAACCACTAATTGCAAGGCTATAAGGAGAGCTGTTTATTTAAGGGAACCTCCTAAAAGGTCATGGAAGTTGCTGCCTATTAATGAAATCCTGGATTCATCAT CTGGTTatctggaaggaagaagaaagcaGAACAAGGCTCAAATGTGGTTTGAGGCTAGACAAATAGAAGAGGCAGCTACTGAAGATCAACCAAATGCAAGTGGATTGGAAGAAGATGTAAATGGTGAAGCCATGAGTGATGTTGAAGAACTAAGTGAACTTCTTGATAATGCACCTCATTGTGATGAAAATGAAAGACCTTTTGCAATTAACGATAGAGGGAAACCTATTTGTCATA TTTCCAATGATGTAGAGGATcagctttttcaaaatttcactgaTATTAAACAAATGTTGGACTCGATTTCACTCAGATTGGACACAATTACACAAAAAATGGACTGTGTGTTGGAAAATCAAGGGCAGAAGCAGAGATCTGAAAATACTTTCACTGAAAACAGCATCTTGGAAAATGGTGACTTTCAGCTGAGCGTCAATCTACCTGTGAAATCAAATCATGAATTGATTGCCTTGAACACAGAATTAGGAAATGAAGTAACTCATTGGAATCTG gttttgagattgaaaaaaattggtggaCGAAGCACAAAGGACATTGCCGTCAGAGTTTTAAGATATCTCGTGTCTGATTCAGTGGCAGAAAAATATAGCTGGCttgggaagaaaggaaaaaagatttttttttctctgaagaaTATTTACTGTGTTATTGAAG CAACAGTGCGGCATCATAATCCGAGTGCAACTGAAGTGGAACTGATTTCTATAATACAAAATTGGCTAAGTAAGGCCAAATCTAGGAACATAAATAGGATCAGAAATAA GGTGAAGGAAGCAGAAAAAGCAGGGAGCCAACTTAGAATCAAAGAAGAATGCAGCTAA
- the LOC124167809 gene encoding uncharacterized protein LOC124167809 isoform X2, producing MLRGMDSRQGNFLIVDVGDYAELVPDLWVSRSGQWTHFPKTTNCKAIRRAVYLREPPKRSWKLLPINEILDSSSGYLEGRRKQNKAQMWFEARQIEEAATEDQPNASGLEEDVNGEAMSDVEELSELLDNAPHCDENERPFAINDRGKPICHISNDVEDQLFQNFTDIKQMLDSISLRLDTITQKMDCVLENQGQKQRSENTFTENSILENGDFQLSVNLPVKSNHELIALNTELGNEVTHWNLVLRLKKIGGRSTKDIAVRVLRYLVSDSVAEKYSWLGKKGKKIFFSLKNIYCVIEATVRHHNPSATEVELISIIQNWLSKAKSRNINRIRNKC from the exons ATGCTGAG AGGAATGGATTCCCGCCAGGGTAACTTCTTGATCGTTGATGTGGGTGATTATGCAGAACTTGTGCCAGACTTGTGGGTCAGCAGAAGTGGACAATGGACACATTTCCCTAAAACCACTAATTGCAAGGCTATAAGGAGAGCTGTTTATTTAAGGGAACCTCCTAAAAGGTCATGGAAGTTGCTGCCTATTAATGAAATCCTGGATTCATCAT CTGGTTatctggaaggaagaagaaagcaGAACAAGGCTCAAATGTGGTTTGAGGCTAGACAAATAGAAGAGGCAGCTACTGAAGATCAACCAAATGCAAGTGGATTGGAAGAAGATGTAAATGGTGAAGCCATGAGTGATGTTGAAGAACTAAGTGAACTTCTTGATAATGCACCTCATTGTGATGAAAATGAAAGACCTTTTGCAATTAACGATAGAGGGAAACCTATTTGTCATA TTTCCAATGATGTAGAGGATcagctttttcaaaatttcactgaTATTAAACAAATGTTGGACTCGATTTCACTCAGATTGGACACAATTACACAAAAAATGGACTGTGTGTTGGAAAATCAAGGGCAGAAGCAGAGATCTGAAAATACTTTCACTGAAAACAGCATCTTGGAAAATGGTGACTTTCAGCTGAGCGTCAATCTACCTGTGAAATCAAATCATGAATTGATTGCCTTGAACACAGAATTAGGAAATGAAGTAACTCATTGGAATCTG gttttgagattgaaaaaaattggtggaCGAAGCACAAAGGACATTGCCGTCAGAGTTTTAAGATATCTCGTGTCTGATTCAGTGGCAGAAAAATATAGCTGGCttgggaagaaaggaaaaaagatttttttttctctgaagaaTATTTACTGTGTTATTGAAG CAACAGTGCGGCATCATAATCCGAGTGCAACTGAAGTGGAACTGATTTCTATAATACAAAATTGGCTAAGTAAGGCCAAATCTAGGAACATAAATAGGATCAGAAATAA GTGTTGA
- the LOC124167810 gene encoding mitochondrial fission 1 protein, translated as MPLFAGIVVVSHLSFKMEDVLDEVGSAEELRNFERAYHDEAVRGEVNATVKFQYAWCLVRSKLAADIRKGIMLLEELFQNDRGDRKRDYLYFLAVGNARLKEYSTALKYVRAFLSIEPGNQQVLALESNIKKRMDKEGAIGIALAGGAVLAIGGLVGVGIALLSKRK; from the exons ATGCCACTATTCGCAGGAATTGTCGTCGTGAGTCATCTGTCATTCAAGATGGAGGATGTTCTGGATGAAGTTGGGTCAGCCGAGGAGCTGAGG aatttcgAAAGAGCATATCATGATGAAGCTGTTAGAGGAGAGGTTAACGCCACTGTCAAGTTCCAATACGCATGGTGTTTAGTTCGAAGTAAGCTAGCTGCAGACATAAGGAAAGGCATAATGCTGTTGGAGGAATTATTCCAGAATGACAGAGGAGATAGGAAACGAGATTATCTGTATTTCCTCGCGGTTGGGAATGCGAGACTGAAA GAGTACAGCACAGCCTTGAAGTATGTTAGAGCTTTTCTAAGTATCGAACCTGGAAACCAGCAAGTGCTTGCTTTGGAAAGTAACATTAAGAAGCGAATGGATAAAG AGGGAGCCATTGGAATCGCTTTGGCTGGAGGAGCAGTACTTGCCATTGGAGGTCTCGTAGGCGTTGGCATTGCGTTGttgagcaaaagaaaataa